From Drosophila nasuta strain 15112-1781.00 chromosome X, ASM2355853v1, whole genome shotgun sequence, one genomic window encodes:
- the LOC132795007 gene encoding histidine--tRNA ligase isoform X1, which produces MLRSIGRQWRCSAAFQCHCSNPVRRQQPLAPSSVERAFSTTVGQQVKAQQQQQQLVQEQQQQMNKIDEEVSRLLALKAKLGGDAAPTNQKFTLKTPKGTRDYAPQQMTLRQGVLDKIIQVFKRHGGEAIDTPVFELKEVLTGKYGEDSKLIYDLKDQGGEILSMRYDLTVPLARYLAMNKISSIKRYHIAKVYRRDNPAMTRGRYREFYQCDFDIAGTYDPMLADAECVKIVAEVLDTLDIGDYVIKLNHRQLLDGMFEACGVPAKDFRAICSAVDKLDKSPWEEVRKEMVDEKGLDGAVADKIGEYVRLSGGKELVEQLLADAKLKAVPNAVKGLEGMQLLLNYCGLFNLESRVSFDLSLARGLDYYTGVIYEGVLKAEPGAVGSPVKASPVLENGKPVAADQGSGTVGSVAGGGRYDNLVGMFDPRGKAVPCVGVSIGVERIFAVLEAKFAASNVKLRTNDVEVFVASAHKGLHEQRLRVLNQLWDAGIKAEHSYKLNPKLLAQLQHCEEHQIPLAIVLGDAELAQGVVKLREVSTRQESTVPLAELANEIRSRLKA; this is translated from the exons ATGTTGCGTTCAATTGGCCGCCAGTGGCGCTGTAGTGCTGCGTTTCAGTGCCATTGCTCGAATCCTGTTCGCCGGCAGCAGCcgctggcgccatctagcgtcGAGCGAGCGTTCTCAACAACCGTTGGACAACAAGTCaaagcacaacagcaacaacaacaactagtacaagaacaacaacaacaaatgaataaG aTCGATGAGGAGGTCTCACGTCTGTTGGCCTTAAAGGCCAAACTTGGCGGCGATGCGGCGCCAACGAACCAAAAGTTTACGCTCAAAACGCCCAAGGGAACCCGTGACTATGCGCCACAGCAGATGACGTTGCGTCAAGGTGTTCTCGACAAGATCATTCAAGTCTTCAAGCGTCACGGCGGCGAAGCCATCGATACGCCTGTCTTTGAACTCAAG GAGGTGCTAACCGGCAAATATGGTGAGGATTCGAAACTGATTTACGATCTGAAAGATCAGGGTGGCGAAATCCTATCGATGCGTTACGATCTTACCGTTCCCCTGGCTCGCTATCTGGCCATGAACAAGATCTCCAGCATTAAACGCTATCACATTGCCAAAGTCTATCGCCGTGATAATCCAGCGATGACGCGTGGTCGCTATCGTGAGTTCTATCAATGTGATTTCGATATTGCCGGCACCTATGATCCCATGCTGGCGGATGCCGAGTGCGTGAAGATCGTGGCCGAAGTGCTCGACACGCTCGATATTGGTGACTATGTGATTAAACTCAATCATCGCCAGCTTTTGGATGGCATGTTTGAGGCATGCGGCGTGCCAGCAAAAGATTTTCGCGCCATCTGCTCAGCAGTCGACAAGTTGGATAAG TCACCCTGGGAGGAGGTGCGCAAGGAGATGGTGGACGAGAAGGGTCTGGATGGCGCTGTGGCCGACAAGATTGGCGAATATGTGCGTCTCAGCGGTGGCAAGGAGCTCGTCGAACAGCTGCTCGCCGATGCCAAGCTCAAAGCGGTGCCGAATGCTGTCAAAGGCCTCGAGGgcatgcagctgctgctcaacTATTGTGGACTGTTCAATCTGGAGTCACGCGTCAGCTTCGATTTGAGTTTGGCTCGCGGCCTCGACTACTACACGGGCGTCATCTACGAGGGCGTACTTAAGGCTGAACCTGGAGCTGTTGGTTCGCCAGTGAAGGCATCGCCAGTGCTGGAGAATGGCAAACCAGTGGCTGCTGATCAAGGCAGTGGGACCGTTGGATCCGTTGCCGGTGGCGGACGTTATGATAATTTGGTTGGCATGTTCGATCCACGCGGCAAAGCGGTGCCCTGTGTGGGCGTCTCCATTGGCGTGGAGCGCATCTTTGCCGTCTTGGAGGCGAAATTCGCCGCCAGCAATGTCAAGCTGCGCACCAACGATGTCGAGGTGTTTGTCGCCTCTGCCCACAAGGGACTACACGAGCAGCGGCTGCGTGTGCTCAATCAGCTCTGGGATGCTGGCATCAAG GCGGAGCATTCGTATAAGCTGAATCCCAAGCTGTTGGCGCAACTGCAGCACTGCGAGGAGCATCAAATACCGCTGGCGATTGTCTTGGGCGATGCCGAGCTGGCCCAAGGTGTGGTCAAGCTGCGTGAAGTGAGCACGCGGCAGGAGTCGACGGTTCCATTGGCCGAGTTGGCCAACGAGATTCGCAGTCGTCTCAAGGCATAG
- the LOC132795007 gene encoding histidine--tRNA ligase isoform X2 — translation MSDTREQILEQIKLQGDLVRQLKASKESKEKIDEEVSRLLALKAKLGGDAAPTNQKFTLKTPKGTRDYAPQQMTLRQGVLDKIIQVFKRHGGEAIDTPVFELKEVLTGKYGEDSKLIYDLKDQGGEILSMRYDLTVPLARYLAMNKISSIKRYHIAKVYRRDNPAMTRGRYREFYQCDFDIAGTYDPMLADAECVKIVAEVLDTLDIGDYVIKLNHRQLLDGMFEACGVPAKDFRAICSAVDKLDKSPWEEVRKEMVDEKGLDGAVADKIGEYVRLSGGKELVEQLLADAKLKAVPNAVKGLEGMQLLLNYCGLFNLESRVSFDLSLARGLDYYTGVIYEGVLKAEPGAVGSPVKASPVLENGKPVAADQGSGTVGSVAGGGRYDNLVGMFDPRGKAVPCVGVSIGVERIFAVLEAKFAASNVKLRTNDVEVFVASAHKGLHEQRLRVLNQLWDAGIKAEHSYKLNPKLLAQLQHCEEHQIPLAIVLGDAELAQGVVKLREVSTRQESTVPLAELANEIRSRLKA, via the exons ATGAGTGATACGCGTGAACAGATTTTGgagcaaattaaattacaagGCGATCTCGTGCGTCAGCTGAAAGCATCGAAGGAGTCTAAAGAGAAG aTCGATGAGGAGGTCTCACGTCTGTTGGCCTTAAAGGCCAAACTTGGCGGCGATGCGGCGCCAACGAACCAAAAGTTTACGCTCAAAACGCCCAAGGGAACCCGTGACTATGCGCCACAGCAGATGACGTTGCGTCAAGGTGTTCTCGACAAGATCATTCAAGTCTTCAAGCGTCACGGCGGCGAAGCCATCGATACGCCTGTCTTTGAACTCAAG GAGGTGCTAACCGGCAAATATGGTGAGGATTCGAAACTGATTTACGATCTGAAAGATCAGGGTGGCGAAATCCTATCGATGCGTTACGATCTTACCGTTCCCCTGGCTCGCTATCTGGCCATGAACAAGATCTCCAGCATTAAACGCTATCACATTGCCAAAGTCTATCGCCGTGATAATCCAGCGATGACGCGTGGTCGCTATCGTGAGTTCTATCAATGTGATTTCGATATTGCCGGCACCTATGATCCCATGCTGGCGGATGCCGAGTGCGTGAAGATCGTGGCCGAAGTGCTCGACACGCTCGATATTGGTGACTATGTGATTAAACTCAATCATCGCCAGCTTTTGGATGGCATGTTTGAGGCATGCGGCGTGCCAGCAAAAGATTTTCGCGCCATCTGCTCAGCAGTCGACAAGTTGGATAAG TCACCCTGGGAGGAGGTGCGCAAGGAGATGGTGGACGAGAAGGGTCTGGATGGCGCTGTGGCCGACAAGATTGGCGAATATGTGCGTCTCAGCGGTGGCAAGGAGCTCGTCGAACAGCTGCTCGCCGATGCCAAGCTCAAAGCGGTGCCGAATGCTGTCAAAGGCCTCGAGGgcatgcagctgctgctcaacTATTGTGGACTGTTCAATCTGGAGTCACGCGTCAGCTTCGATTTGAGTTTGGCTCGCGGCCTCGACTACTACACGGGCGTCATCTACGAGGGCGTACTTAAGGCTGAACCTGGAGCTGTTGGTTCGCCAGTGAAGGCATCGCCAGTGCTGGAGAATGGCAAACCAGTGGCTGCTGATCAAGGCAGTGGGACCGTTGGATCCGTTGCCGGTGGCGGACGTTATGATAATTTGGTTGGCATGTTCGATCCACGCGGCAAAGCGGTGCCCTGTGTGGGCGTCTCCATTGGCGTGGAGCGCATCTTTGCCGTCTTGGAGGCGAAATTCGCCGCCAGCAATGTCAAGCTGCGCACCAACGATGTCGAGGTGTTTGTCGCCTCTGCCCACAAGGGACTACACGAGCAGCGGCTGCGTGTGCTCAATCAGCTCTGGGATGCTGGCATCAAG GCGGAGCATTCGTATAAGCTGAATCCCAAGCTGTTGGCGCAACTGCAGCACTGCGAGGAGCATCAAATACCGCTGGCGATTGTCTTGGGCGATGCCGAGCTGGCCCAAGGTGTGGTCAAGCTGCGTGAAGTGAGCACGCGGCAGGAGTCGACGGTTCCATTGGCCGAGTTGGCCAACGAGATTCGCAGTCGTCTCAAGGCATAG
- the LOC132795783 gene encoding kelch domain-containing protein 10 homolog has protein sequence MEGSSDDEQLEMLLGFDLRADLQTLGPRDVVNLPASNDSDSDSMNEIFLLDDNWAVMSQSVRPRYSFKCQQLIECPFTRQPKINIFNARMQGRLHLVARNFNLLTVVSYPRFDVHRRSHHQVWSYTPATNRWKLDERFKHNMHALQHMRMKAFLNTDGNELLIYFADDENPRIENGFVVHSIDGTNAIFRADEGVLPRAGYGAAYVSHQHFMYVIGGKLNLIPVCDVHRYDFHKRLWQVLYKSDLNNLFFLDFPKGCFGHQVITDGKFIYCLGGGDIDMQLRDFKHILTFNLITHTWLERDTQPDDRMLAENEGYPRARQLFACVQRRCSNGDIEAIICGGQEAEFFSYLSDIWKLNLCTMKWTHLLTARTPLPTYISPAALMRNACLFVFGGVESKGNWAPRPGVMGLYKMWLTVPKLSELAWEAYSYYNDLKGRDRQELITLGIPSRFVERLPPIEPSPELADRRTKPKIAKQS, from the coding sequence ATGGAAGGGTCGTCAGACGATGAGCAGTTGGAAATGCTCTTGGGATTTGACTTACGAGCGGATTTGCAAACGCTGGGGCCCCGGGATGTTGTGAACCTTCCAGCTTCAAACGATAGCGACAGCGATTCCATGAACGAAATCTTTTTGTTAGATGATAATTGGGCAGTCATGTCGCAGAGCGTGCGGCCACGTTACAGCTTTAAGTGCCAGCAATTGATCGAATGCCCGTTCACAAGGCAACcgaaaatcaatatttttaatgccagGATGCAAGGCCGTCTCCATCTGGTGGCACGTAACTTCAATTTGCTTACGGTTGTCAGCTATCCTCGTTTCGATGTCCATCGGAGATCGCATCATCAGGTTTGGAGCTACACTCCAGCAACAAATCGCTGGAAACTGGATGAGCGTTTCAAGCACAATATGCACGCGCTCCAACACATGAGGATGAAAGCATTTCTGAACACCGACGGAAATGAGCTATTGATCTACTTTGCCGACGATGAAAATCCAAGGATCGAAAATGGCTTTGTGGTGCACTCTATCGACGGCACAAATGCGATATTCCGGGCCGACGAAGGCGTTCTGCCGAGGGCAGGTTATGGTGCAGCATATGTGTCGCATCAGCATTTTATGTACGTGATTGGTGGCAAATTGAACTTAATCCCCGTATGCGACGTGCATCGCTACGATTTCCACAAGAGGCTGTGGCAGGTGCTCTACAAAAGTGATCTGAACAATCTCTTCTTTCTCGACTTTCCCAAGGGATGCTTTGGCCACCAAGTGATCACCGATGGCAAGTTCATCTATTGTCTAGGCGGCGGCGACATTGATATGCAATTGCGCGACTTCAAGCACATTCTCACCTTTAATCTGATCACCCACACTTGGCTTGAGCGTGACACCCAGCCCGATGACCGCATGCTAGCGGAGAACGAAGGCTATCCGAGGGCACGTCAGCTGTTTGCATGTGTGCAGCGACGTTGCTCCAACGGCGACATTGAAGCCATCATCTGTGGCGGCCAGGAGGCGGAATTCTTTAGCTACCTGTCCGACATATGGAAGCTCAATTTGTGCACCATGAAGTGGACGCATCTTCTCACCGCCCGTACACCGTTACCCACATACATCTCACCGGCCGCCCTGATGAGGAACGCTTGCTTGTTCGTCTTCGGTGGGGTTGAGAGTAAGGGTAATTGGGCTCCGAGACCCGGTGTGATGGGACTCTACAAGATGTGGCTGACGGTGCCGAAGCTAAGTGAATTGGCCTGGGAAGCATACAGCTACTATAACGACCTCAAGGGTCGCGATCGCCAAGAGTTGATCACTTTGGGCATTCCATCGCGATTTGTTGAACGCCTGCCTCCTATCGAGCCGAGTCCCGAGTTAGCTGATCGTAGAACAAAACCAAAGATTGCAAAGCAATCATGA